Proteins encoded by one window of Bacteroidota bacterium:
- the sucD gene encoding succinate--CoA ligase subunit alpha — protein sequence MSILVNKDSKILVQGFTGGEGTFHAGQMIDYGTNVVGGVTPGKGGQTHLDKPVFNTVADAVKETSADVSMILVPPAFAADAIMEAAEAGIKVIVCITEGIPTKDMVTVKEYLGDKDSRLIGPNCPGIITPDGAKVGIMPGFVFKTGKVGIVSKSGTLTYEAADQVVKAGLGVSTAIGIGGDPIIGTTTKEAVEMFMNDPETDVIVMIGEIGGSMEAEAAEYVREHGTKPVVGFIAGQTAPKGRTMGHAGAIVGGKDDTAQAKMEIMAECGIHVVDSPAEIGKKVAEVVSVKA from the coding sequence ATGAGTATTTTAGTAAATAAAGATTCAAAAATCCTTGTACAGGGGTTTACGGGTGGTGAAGGTACTTTCCATGCCGGACAGATGATAGATTACGGAACCAATGTAGTAGGGGGAGTAACACCGGGAAAAGGTGGACAAACTCACTTGGATAAACCCGTATTTAATACAGTTGCGGATGCTGTAAAAGAAACTTCTGCTGATGTTTCAATGATTTTAGTTCCGCCTGCATTTGCTGCCGATGCTATTATGGAGGCTGCAGAAGCCGGAATTAAAGTTATTGTTTGTATTACAGAAGGTATCCCAACTAAGGATATGGTTACTGTAAAAGAATATCTTGGAGATAAAGACAGTAGATTGATCGGACCTAACTGTCCGGGAATTATCACTCCCGACGGTGCTAAAGTTGGTATTATGCCCGGTTTTGTTTTCAAAACAGGAAAAGTAGGTATTGTTTCTAAATCAGGAACACTTACTTACGAAGCTGCCGACCAGGTTGTAAAAGCCGGATTAGGTGTATCTACCGCTATTGGTATTGGTGGAGATCCTATCATTGGAACTACTACAAAAGAAGCTGTTGAGATGTTTATGAACGATCCTGAAACTGATGTTATCGTAATGATTGGTGAGATAGGTGGGTCTATGGAAGCTGAAGCTGCCGAGTATGTTCGTGAGCACGGAACTAAGCCGGTTGTAGGTTTTATTGCGGGACAAACTGCTCCTAAAGGTAGAACAATGGGGCACGCAGGTGCAATCGTTGGAGGTAAAGACGATACTGCCCAGGCTAAAATGGAAATTATGGCTGAGTGTGGAATTCACGTTGTTGATTCTCCTGCAGAGATTGGGAAAAAAGTTGCTGAAGTAGTTAGCGTAAAGGCATAA
- a CDS encoding UDP-3-O-(3-hydroxymyristoyl)glucosamine N-acyltransferase, with protein sequence MKFDRIYNLEEIAKLIDVEFVGASDFEVHGMNEIHVVEPGDIVFVDHPKYYDKALESAATIVLINKKVECPEGKALLISDDPFRDFNKLTKHFNPFIASSSAISDSAVIGEGTVIQPNVVIGDNVKIGKNCIIHPNVSIYKNAVIGDNVIIHAGSILGADAFYYKRRPEGYDRLLSGGNVVIEDNVEIGASCTIDRGVTGSTTIKFGTKIDNSVQIGHDTVIGKHCLIAAQTGIAGANIVEDEVTIWGQVGVTSGITIARKTVILAQSGITKSTEAGVTYFGSPAVEVRRGYKELAALRDLPNFIKNTKK encoded by the coding sequence ATGAAATTTGATAGAATATATAATCTGGAAGAAATTGCTAAATTAATTGATGTTGAATTTGTGGGAGCTAGTGATTTTGAAGTTCATGGAATGAATGAAATTCATGTCGTTGAGCCCGGAGATATAGTTTTTGTTGATCATCCAAAGTATTACGATAAGGCTTTGGAATCGGCTGCAACGATTGTTTTAATTAACAAAAAAGTTGAATGCCCTGAAGGAAAAGCTCTGCTTATTTCTGATGATCCATTTAGAGATTTTAATAAGTTAACGAAGCATTTCAATCCTTTTATAGCTTCCTCATCGGCTATTTCGGATAGTGCTGTAATTGGTGAAGGAACAGTTATTCAGCCTAATGTAGTTATAGGTGATAATGTGAAAATTGGGAAAAACTGTATTATTCATCCTAATGTTAGCATTTATAAAAATGCAGTTATAGGTGATAATGTAATAATACATGCCGGAAGTATTTTGGGTGCTGATGCATTTTATTACAAACGTCGTCCCGAAGGATATGACAGGCTACTTTCAGGTGGAAATGTGGTGATTGAGGATAATGTAGAAATTGGGGCTTCCTGTACAATCGACAGGGGAGTTACAGGATCAACAACAATTAAATTTGGTACTAAAATAGATAACAGCGTACAAATAGGACATGATACCGTTATAGGTAAGCATTGCTTAATTGCTGCACAAACAGGTATAGCCGGAGCAAATATTGTTGAAGATGAAGTTACAATCTGGGGACAGGTTGGTGTAACCAGTGGAATTACTATTGCCAGAAAAACAGTTATCCTTGCGCAATCCGGTATAACAAAATCTACCGAAGCGGGAGTTACTTATTTTGGATCTCCTGCTGTTGAAGTTCGCAGAGGATATAAAGAACTGGCCGCTTTAAGAGATTTGCCAAACTTTATAAAAAACACAAAAAAATAG